The nucleotide window CGGGTTCATCGGAGTGTCAGTCGGCGCGTCCGGGATCGCGGGAGAGCGACAGAACAGAACGCTCAGGCTCCTTGCGAGTCTCCCAATTCGTCGGTCGGAGCTGCTGTACGGGAAGGTGCTGTCACGGGTCACCGTAGTAGTCGTCAGCGTCTGTGCCGGGCTCGTTGTCTCACTGTCTGCACTCGTGGTCGGGACGCCAGTGCCTGCGATGGGTCAAGTCACTGGGTTCGCCGTCTTCACTGTCGCAGTTGCGGTGTGTTACGTCACCGTCGGTGTCGCCGTGTCCACACTCGTTACTGCCAGTCGCGTTCGGGCGGTCGCCGTCGTGGTGTTCACCGTGACCGTCGTCTGGCCGCGCGCCTTCAGTTTCGGCGTGGAGATATTCGGCAGTGGCCCCATCAGTTCGGCGCTGAAGTTTCTCGCAACGCTGACTCCGTTCGGAGCGTACAGCCAAGTCGTGAGCGACGAGGCAGCGATCCTCGCGTTCGAGGTTGACTCTGCCCTGTTGGGTTCGGGCACGATGGCGGCCGTACTGTTCGCTTGGACGGTACTGTCTCTCGTCGTCGCACGTCGTGGGATCGAGCGCCGCGACATCTGACTCTCTGGCGTCGCTCGCGTCAGATCTCCACGCCGACAGCCTCGTAGTCCGTCCCCAGCACCACCATCGTCTGTGAGCGGTCGAACCCCTCCGTGTCGGCGATCTCCTCGAACATCAGGTCTCGGAGGCCGTCGGTGTTCTCCGCGAACACTCGCATCACCACGTCCCACTCCCCGGTGGTGAGGTGGATCTCCCGGACGCCGTCGACGTCCCGCAGCCGGGACAGCGACTCGTCCTCGTGGCCCTGCTCCACCCGGAGCCCGACGAGTGCCGACACGCCGTAGCCGACGGCGCTCGGGTCCACGTCCGCGTGGTAGCCCTGGATCACGCCCGCCTCCTCCAGCCGCGAGACGCGCTCGTGGACGGTCGCGCTCGACATGTCGATCTCGCGGGCGATCTCCGAGAACGGGGTCCGGGCGTCCGCCTGGAGCAGTCGCAGGATCTCCCGGTCCGTCTCGTCGATCTCGACTCCCGTCTCCGTGTCCATACCCCCCGTGCGGCGTCGTCACACTTCGAGATTCCGCTCGACGGCCGCCCGACGACTACTCGACAGCCACTCGACGGCCGCTCGAACCCCCTCCGGCCGAGTTCACGTCAGTTTGTCCAACGCTCGGAAGAAGTCCGTCGGGGGGCCGGCGATCCGCACCGGCGGGTCCGCCACCGCCACCGTCACCGCCGTCGGCGGGTTCAGTCGGTGTTCGTCGCCGCCGTCGGAGACGACCACCGGTGTCTCGTCCGTCGCCGACACCTCCACCGTGACGGTCGCGTCTGCGCCGACCGCCAACGGCGGCATCCCGTCCGTCGGCGCCATCTCGTTGACGACCAACGCGTCCACGCCCGGGTGGACCAACGGCCCCCGCTCGGAGAGGTTGTACGCCGTGCTCCCGGTCGGCGTCGCCACGAGCACGCCGTCCGCGTGGCCGGCCGTGTAGACGGAGTCGTCCACCCTGACGGTCACGTCCACGCCGCCGCCGTGGCCCCGACGGCCGCCGACGACGATCTCGTTGACCGCCGGCCGGCTCTCCCAGCTGTCCGTCGAGGCGACGATCCGTGGCGCCTCTCGCACGGTGATCCCGTCGTCGCGGAACGCCGACACCTCCGCGAGCACGGCCGCCTCCGCGTCGGCGGGCGCGACGGCGTTGAGGAAGCCCACCTCGCCGAGGTTCACCCCCAACACCGGCGTCCCGCCGGCGCCGTGGGCGGCGTACAGGAACGTGCCGTCGCCGCCGACGGAGACGACCAGATCCGCCGCCTCGAACGCCGAGACGGGCTCGCCGGACAGTCCCAGGGTCTCGGCCGTCGCTGGATCGACCGACACTCGAACCGTCTCCGCGCGCAGACGCTCCCGGAGCGACGACGCCAGCGACGCCGCCCGGTCGTTGCCCCGCTGTGCGACGATCCCGACGTACATGCCCGCCGATTCGACTGGCCCCGGGAAAAGCCCGCGGGTGTCGTTGTCCGCGACCGGAGCCTCGAATCCGACCGCGACCGAAGCCTCGAATCCGACCGCGACCGAAGCCTCAAATCCGACCGCGACGGACGGGCCAGTATGTACGCGGTCGTCGGCTGTACGGACTGTGGCGGCTACTGGCTGTTGTCCGACCCGGACGATCAGGACTCCGCACAGTGTCCCACCTGTGGGCGCACCCACCAGATCCAGAAGCTCAAACGGTTCCACACGAGTCCCGACCGCGACTCGGCCGTCGAGGCCCGGTCGCGGCTGCTCGCCCGAAAGCGTGGCGACGAGGCGGCGTTCGACCGGGTCGACGACGCCGGCGAACTGGAGCGGGCCGTCGAGGAGGGCACCGGCGTCGACGAACGAGAGTACCTCGACCGGTCCGGGCTCGACGCCGACACCGTGAGCGAGGCCGGCGACGTGTCCGGCGGCAGTTCTCGCTCGCGCGAGGAGATCCTCCGGGACGCGGTCGCCGAACACGACGATCGGGAGGCCGCCGTCGCGGAGGCCGTCGCCGACGGCGTCCCGGAGTCCGCCGCCACGGACCTGTTAGACCGACTCGTCCGTCGCGGCGAGGCGACCGACGCCGGCGGCGACCTCCGGCTGTTGTAGCCCGTCACGCCGAGGCGACCGACGCCGCCAACGGCTCACCGCCCGGTCAGCGCCTCGCTGGCCGGCGCCACCTCGAGGGTCGTCCCGCGACCCTCGGCGACCGCCCGTTCGTACAGCATCGTCGCCGCCGCGACCGTCTCGACTCCCGTCCCGCCGGAGTCGAACACTGTCAGTTCCGTCGCCTCCGTCCGGCCGGCCGCCTCGCCGGCGACGACCGCTCCCAGGTCCGCGTGAACGTGGTCCTCGCCGACGACGCCGGCCTCCAGCGCCGACAGGAACGAGCCGGCGTCGCTGGTCGCCCGTGCCCGGAGGTCGGGGACGTACGTCGCCCGTCGGATCGTCTCGTGGTCGAGTTCGCGCTCGTCGGGGTCGTACTGCCCCATCGCGGTGACGTGCGTACCCGGGCCCAGGTCGTCGGCGTCGACCACCGGTTCCGAGGCCGTCGTCGCCGTGATCACCACGTCCGCGTCCGCGACCGCGGCCGCAGCCGAGTCGACCGCCTCCAGGTCGATCCCGGTCCGCTCCGTCATCTCCGCGGCGTACGTCTCTCGGTGTTCCGGGGTGGGTGAGAACACCCGTCCCGTGTCGAACTCGCGGACGGTCGCGGTCGTCGCCAGCTGCCCGCGGGCCTGCGGGCCGGAGCCGATCACCGCGACCGTGTCGGCGTCCGGGCGAGCGAGCTCGTCGACCGCGACCGCGCCGGCCGCCCCGGTCTTGTACGGGTTCATCGCCGCGCCGTCCAGGATCGCCAACGGCTCGCCCGTCTCGGCGTCGAACAACGGCGTCAGGAACCAGGCGTCGCGCTCGCCGAAGCCGGCGGCGTAGGTGTACCCACCCATCCCGCCCGTCTCCGGCAGCACGGCGACGTAGCTCGTCAACATCCCCGGCGGATCCGCCGAGGTGAGCTTCGTCCGCGGCTCCGCCGGCGCACCCTCGCCGACCTGTCTGTACCCCTCCCGGACGGCAGCGACGTAGTCGGCCGGCGTCGCCAGGTCCGACAGCTCCTCGCTCGAACAGTACAGTGTCTCTGTCACGCCGTCTGATTGGCCGTCGCGGCCGTTATCCGTGTCGCTCCGACCCGTCGAGCCGCCAGCGGTCGCTGTCCGTCTCCCACCGTCGCTCGAGCGTCGCCGCGTCCTGTGCCTCCCGGACGATGTCACTGTAGCCGTACACCACGTCCGTCAGCGTGAGCACGCCGACCAGCTCCAACTGTCGGACGACTGGTAGCTTCTTCACGTCCAGCGACTGCATCCGATCGACGGCCGACCGGACGGTCGTGCGCGGGCCGACGGTGTGGAGCGGCGACGACGCCACCTCGCGGAGCTCGATCCCGGCGAACGGCCGGTCCGTGACCGCGCCGGCGTGCATCGCGTCCGTCTCGGTGAGGATTCCCGTCGGGTCGCCGTCGTCCGTGACGATCACGCTCCCGACGCGACGCTCGATCATCTCCTCGGCTGCCGTCTCCAGCGACGCATCCGCCGGACAGGTGACCACCGCCTCGGTCATCAGGTCACGGACCTGCATGGGCGGCGGTACCGCCGCCCGAGTCATGTGGCTTCCGGCCGTGTCAGCCGTCCAGCTCCTCGCGCAGCAGTTCGTTGACGGTTCCGGGGTCGGCGGAGCCGCCGGTCTCGGCCATCACCTGCCCGACCAGGAAGTTGAGCGCGCCGTCCTCGCCGGCGTGGTAGTCGTCGACCGCGTCCGGGTTGTCCTCGACGGCCGCCCGGACGGCCGCGGCCACCTCGTCGTCGCCCGCGACGCCCAGCCCCTCGCGGTCGACGATCGTGTCCGGGTCCCGGCCCTCGTCCAGCATCGCCCGCAGGACCGTCTCCTCGGCGTTCTTCGCCGTCACCTCGTCGGTCGCCACGAGTTCGATCAGCCGCTCGAACTCGTCTAACCGGTCGGCCACGGACTCGATCCCGCGGTCGCGGTAGTTGAGCTCCCCCAGGAGCTTGTCCGCGACCCACGTCGCCGCGAGGTCCGGGTCGAACGCGGCCGCGACCTGCTCGTAGAAGTCCGCGACGGCCTTCCGGGAGGTGAGCTTCGCGGCCGTCTCCGCGCCGAGGCCGTACTCCTCGCGGAACCGCTCGCGACGGGCGTCCGGCAGCTCCGGGATGTCGATGCGGTCGCGCCAGTCGGCCACCCGCAGCGGCGGGAGGTCCGCCTCCGGGAAGTACCGGTAGTCCTTCTCCTCTTCTTTCGCCCGCATCGACACCGTGTTGCCGTGGGTCTCGTTGTAGTGGCGGGTCTCTTGAGCCACCTCGCGGCCGGCGTCGATCTGGTCCCGCTGGCGGCTCGCCTCGTACGCCAGCGCCGTCTCCGCGCCGCGGTGACTGGAGATGTTCTTCACCTCGGTCCGGTTCGCGTCCGCCAGTACGTCCGGTGGGACGGTGCCGTCGTCGCGCACGTCCGCCGCCGACACCATCGAGAGGTTGGCGTCCACCCGCAGACTACCGTCACTGCCGGCGTCGAAGATGCCCAGGTACTCCAACACCTCCTCCAGCTTCTCCAGGAACCCGCGTACCGCCGCCGGCTCCCGGAAGTCCGGCTCCGTCACGATCTCCATCAGCGGCGTCCCCGCACGGTTGTAGTCGATCAGCGTGTAGTCCGCGCGGTCGACGGAGGTGGTCCGGGCCTCCAGGTCCGCCGGCCCCTCCCGGACGTGTTGGATGCTCCCGGGGTCCTCCTCCAGGTGCGCGCGGCGAATCCGGACGCTCCGGCGGTCACCCTCGTGTGAGAACTCCAGCTCCCCGTCGGAACACAACGGGGCGTCGTACTGTGTGATCTGGAAGTTCTTCGGCAGATCGGGGTAGTAGTAGTTCTTCCGGTGGAACTGCGTCTCTGCGGGGATGTCGGCGTCCAACGCCTTCCCCACCTTCACCGCGGCCTCCACGGCCGCCTCGTTCAACACCGGCAGTGCTCCGGGCAGCCCCAGACAGACTGGACACACCCGCGAGTTCGGCGCCTCCTCGGCGTCGCCGTCGGTGGAACACCCACAGAAGACCTTCGTGTCCGTGTCGAGCTGGACGTGAACCTCCAACCCGATCACGGGGCGGAGCTCCCCCCGTTCGGCTGCTCGTGCCATCGCTCCCGGGTTCGTGTGGGGACGGTTAAAGCGTGGCGGGAGGCCGCCGGCGGAGCCGACCACTCTTTACCGTCCGCCCCCTGGCAGTCCCGTGGCGACGACAATCCCAGTCCGACCGGCAGACGGCGACGACACGACCGAACGACGCACCCCCCGCACGGACGGCGGCGACCCCGACTCCGACCGCGACGGCGGCCCGCTGCGCGACACCGCACGGCTCGTCTACTACCTCGTGCAGGCGTACGACGCGGCGCGGGACCTCTCGAAGTACGCGCGGCGGTTGTGGGGGGCGATTCGGCGGTTGTGGCGCGCGCTTCGGTAGACCCGGGCTCGCCCGCTACGGGCTGTCCTCAGAGCCGGTCGTCTCGGACGGCGTTCCTTCGTTCTCTGCGCCCAACACCTGTTCGGCGACGTCCTCCATCCCCTCGGCCCCCAGCGCGGACTGGACGAGGAGGTGGCCACCGATACTGGCCGGCGAGATCACCGTGTCGGCGCCGGCCCGGCGGAGTTTGTCGACGTTCTCGCGGTCGGTGGCGGCCGCGACGATCCGGGCCGCAGGGTTGAGCGCCCGTGCGGTCAACACCGCCAGCGCGTCCTGGGCGTCGTCGTTCGTCGCCGCCACGACCGCCCGGGCGCTGTCGACGTTCACCCGCTCCAGCGTCTCCTCGTCGCTGGGGTCGGCGACGACGTGTTGCACGTCGCGTTCCGTCAGTTGGGCACCCTTCTCGCGGTCGGGCGTGACGACGACGAACTCCACGGTCAGGTCTCGCAGTTCGTTCAGGATCGGTTCCGTCAGGTCGCCGTAGCCGAGGACCACCACGTGGCCCTCCAGCAGTTCCAGTTCTGCGCGTGTCATGCGTCCGAGCACCTCCGAGAACCGCGCCTCGATCGCCGGGGTGACCAGCACACCCAGGGCGATCCCGAAGCTGGCCGTCCCGAGGACGACCAACGACATCGTGAACAGCCGTGCCGTCTGGCCGGTCGCCGTCACGTCCCCGTACCCCACCGTGCTGGCGGTGACGAGCGTGAAGTAGAAGGCGTCCAACAGCGTGTCGACGCTGGAGAACTGCTCGCGGAGCGCGAACGCGCCGGCGGTGCCGTACACCTGGACGGCGACGACGGTCGTCGCGCCTGCGAGTTGGCGGGTAGACGGCGACAGCGTCCGGTCGAACCGCTCGCGAGCCGCCACGACCGCCGGCAGCGCCACGAGCGAGCCGACGACCAACGGGACGGACAGCTCCGTGGTCTGGAGCAGCCCCTGCGCCAGCGTCGCCGGCAGCAGCGCGACGGCGGCGAACCACGCCGCCCGGAGCCCACGACGCATCCCGGAGGCCGTGACCAACAGCGCGAACCCGGTGAGGGTGCCGGTGAACCCCGCCGCCGACCGTACCGCCGTCGGAACGAACCCGGCCAGTGGGCCGACTCCCCGTGGCGGCGTGACGATGTTGGCGACGCCCGTGGCGAGTGATAGGAAGGCGACGACGGTCGTCGCCAGCACGGCCAGCCGAGTGCCGGTCGGCCGCAACGAACGGAGCGACGCCATGCTCGGGGGTCGTCGCCCGCCGGTGAATAGCTGTCGTCTGGTCGGCGGCGTGACCCGTCGGTCCGCCGCCGCGACTCGTCGATCCGCCACGACTCGCCGACCCGCCGCCACGGCCCCCCGATCCGCCGCGACCCGCCGATTTATCCGCGCGGCAGTCGACGGACCGGGCATGACCGACCCCGAGCGGGTGGCGGTGCTGGCCCACGAGAAGTTCCCCGACCGGTCGAAGACGGCGAACGGGATTCTCCGGTACGCCGACCGCGAGGTGGTCGCCGTCTTGGATCGAGTTCGGGCCGGCGACCGGGTCCACGACCACCTGCCGGACGTGCAGGACGCGCCGATCGTCGCGGACTTCGAGGCCGCGCTGGCGACGGCCGGCGAGATCGACGAACTCCTGATCGGGATCGCGCCCATCGGCGGCGGCTTCGATGACACCTGGCGGCCGGACGTACGCGCGGCGATCCAGGCCGGGGCGGACGTGACTGCGGGGCTCCACTACAGTCTGAACGACGACCCGGAGTTCGCCGACCTGGCGGCCGACCACGGGGTCGAACTCCACGACGTGCGCGAGCCGCCGGCGGACGTGGGTGTCGCCGAGGGGCGCGCAGACGAGGTGGCCGCGGACGTAGTGCTGACGGTCGGGACGGACTGCTCGGTCGGCAAGATGACGACGACGATGGAGCTCGCGGCGGCCGCCGAGACCGCCGGCGTCGACGCCGCAGTCGTCCCGACGGGCCAGACCGGGATCGTGATCGAAGGGTGGGGGACGGCCGTCGACCGCGTGGTGGCGGACTTCACTGCCGGGGCGGTCGAAGAGATGATTCTGGAGGTGGGTGACGACCACGACCTCCTGCTGGTCGAGGGGCAGGGGAGTATCGCCCACCCGGCGTACTCCGCGGTGACGTGTGGGATCGTCCACGGCGCTCGGCCGGACGCGCTCGTGCTCTGTCACGCCGCCGGCCGCGAGGCGGTCCACGGCTACGAGTCGACGCCGTTGCCGCCGGTCGGCGAGTTCGTCGACCGCTACGAGTCGTTCGCGGCGCCCGTCCACGAGACCGAGGTCGTCGCCGGCTCGCTCGCCACCCACGACATCGACGACGACACGACAGCCCGCGAGGCGGTGGGTCGGTTCGGCGAGCAGATCGACGCCCCGGCGACGGACCCCGTCCGGTTCGACGCCACCGAACTGTTGGAGGTGGTGGCGTGAGCCTCCGGACGGAGTTCGAACGGCTGGAGCTGTCGCTGGAACGTCCGTTCGAGATCGCCCGCGGGGAGACCACCGCCGTCGAGAACGTCGTCGTCCGGGTGTCGGACGGTGACCACGAGGGGGTCGGCGCCGCCGCCCCGTCGGCACACTACGGCGAGACTGCCGACACCGTGGCCGCGGTGTTGCCGTCGTTGCTGTCGGTCGTGGAGTCCGTCGACGATCCACACGCGCTCGGCGAGATCGAGCGTCGGCTCCGTGAGACGGTCGAACGCAACCCCGCGGCCCGGACGGCGGTGTCGATCGCCGTCCACGACCTCGTCGCCGAGCGGCTGGACCGGCCGCTGTACCGGCTCTGGGGGTTGTCGCCCGAACGGGCACCGGTCACCTCCTACACCGTCGGGCTGGCGGACACGGAGACGATGCGGGAGAAGGCGGCCGCGGCCGTCGAGACGGGCTACGGCGTGCTCAAGGTGAAGCTCGGGACGGACCGCGACCGAGAGATCGTCGAGGCCGTCCGGACGGCGGCCCCCGACGCCCGGATTCGGGTGGACGCCAACGAGGCGTGGACGCCGCGCGAGGCCGTGACGGCGAGCGACTGGCTCGCCGGGTTCGACGTGGAGTTTCTGGAACAGCCCGTGCCCGCTGCCGACCGGGAGGGACTGCAGTTCGTGTACGAGCGGTCGGCCGTCCCGGTGGCCGCAGACGAGTCCGTGATCGACGCGACGGACGTGCCGAGCGTCGCCGACCGGTGTGACGTGGTGAACCTGAAGCTGATGAAGTGTGGTGGGCTGCGGGCCGCGAAGCGGGCAATCCACGTCGCCCGCGCCCACGGGCTGGAGGTGATGCTCGGCTGTATGATCGAGACGAACGCCGCCATCGCCGCCGGCTGTCAGCTCGCTCCCCTCCTGGACTACGCGGACCTGGACGGCTCGCTGCTGTTGGCGGACGACCCGTTCGACGGGGTGCCGCTGCCCGAGGGCCGGATCGACCTCGCGGCGGTCGACCGCGCCGGCACCGGTGCCGTCCGCCGGGAGTGATCGTAGCGAGCGGCGGTGTCAGCCGGAGCCGGTCACAGCCCCGACAGCATCGCCGCGACGGCGTCGATCTCGTCGCGGTTCACCCCGTGGCCCATCCCGGAGTAGATCCGTTCGTCCACGGCCGCGCCCATCTCGTCGAGTGCGTCGCGGGTCTCGTGGACCCGTTCGACGGGGATGTGTGGGTCGTCGTCGGAACACCCGAGGAACACGGGAGTGGCGTCGTCGTCGTCCGCGAGCGACCCCTCGTGGTCGAACGTCGTCCCGGGCGGGCCGATCAGCCCGCCCGACAGGACCGCCAGCCCGCCGTAGCGGGCGGGGTTTCGGGCGGTCCACTCCGTGGCCAGACAGGCTCCCTGCGAGAAACCCACGAGCGCGGTCCGGTCGGTGTCGACGGCGTCCGTCGCAGCCGCGACGGTCGCCCCGACGAACGCGAGTGCAGAGTCGAGGTGGGGTTGGTTGTCCGCCGTCGGCGCCGTGAACGCCGCCGGGTACCACTCCCGGCGGGCCGCGGCGGGCGCCAGACAGGCCGTCCCGTCGTCCACGTCCAGGTCGTCCGCGAGCCCGAGGATTCCCCCGGCGGTCGCGCCGCGGCCGTGGACGAACACGACCGCCGCGTCGGCGTCCGCGAGCGGCGGCCCGCGTCGCCGCACCGGCTGTCCGGCGTGTGGCCCCGACACCGCGCCGGTGTCGACGGCCGCGTTCTGGTCCGTCACGCTCGCTCCCCCGCGGTCGCCCTCGTCCGTCCGTCGGTCGTCGTCGTTCGTGTCACGGTCGCGGTACGTTCCGGACGGGCGAGTGGGTTTCGGCGTGTCGTCATGGTCTTGCGGGAGACCGTGAGGATAAACCCCGCGAGACCGTGTCCGACGGTATGGACTACGACGCGGTGGCGGCACACACGCCCGAGCGGGTCGACACCGCACCGCGGCGGGCCGCCGTGTTGGCGCCGGTGTTCTGCCGCGACGGCGTCGCACACGTCGTGTTCACCCGTCGGGCGGACCACCTGGGTGAACACCCCGGGCAGATGAGCTTCCCCGGCGGCGGCGAGGAGCCCTCGGACCGCGACCTGACGGTGACGGCGCTCCGGGAGGCGGACGAGGAGATCGGCCTCCGGCCCGAGGAGGTGACCGTCGTCGGCCGGCTGGACGACATCGAGACCGTCTCCGAGTACGCCGTCAGCCCGTTCGTCGGCCGGGTGCCCGACCGAGCGTTCGTCCCCGACGACGGCGAGGTCGCGGAGGTGGTCCCCCTGTCCGTGCCGGCGCTGACCGACCCCGACAACTACGAGTCCGAGCGTCGTCACCACCCGCGACACGGCGCCGTCAGGCTCCACTTCTTCCACGTCGACGGCTACACCGTCTGGGGGGCGACCGGCCGGATGCTCGTCCAACTGCTGGAGATCGCCACGGACTGGCGGGCGCCGGCGGAGGTGGACCGGGTCGTGGACGCGGACGCCGATCTGCCGAGCTAGCGCCGGCGACCGACGGCGGCGACGGCCAACAGGACCGGCGCGGCCGCGAGGTAGGCGTACGGGACGCCCGCGGCGACCGTCGCCGGCCGGGCGCCCAGGAAGTCCAACGGCGCGACACCGTTCACCGGGCCGAGGTACCACGCGAGCAGCAGGACCGTCTCGAAGGCGCGCGGCCGGGCGGTCCAGACGCCGACGGCGACCGCGGCCGCCGGGAGGGCGACGGCGGCGCCGGCGAGCCCGATCACCGCGCCGGTCTCCCCGAGCGTCAGGAACCGTATCGCGGCGGGACCGACGACGACGGCGACGACGGCGACACCCGAGAGGAACGTCGGGACGAGCAGTCCGACGGGAGAGGCGGTCGTGAAGAGGAGCCGAGCGGTGTCGGCGCGGCGCTCCCGGCTCCCCAGCCCGGACAGCGCCGGCAGCGCCAGGAGCGTGCCGACGGGGACGAGCAACGATCGGACGGGACCGGCCGGGCCGACGAGCGAGCCGACCACGACGGCCGCGACCGCGCCGTACCACGCCCGGCGCCGTCGCAGCGCCATCCGGACCTCCGCGAGCGTCGCCGCCAGGAGCCCGAATCGGCCGGTCTCGACGGTCGGCAGCGCGGCGACGGCGTCGTCGACGGCCGGGCGAGCGGCGTCGTCGGCGGCGGGCGGTTCGGCGGTCGTCCCCTCGCTCGCGTCACCGCCGAGCGTCGGCAGCGACAGCCCGCCGTCCGGGTCGAACCGGTCGAACGCAGCCCACGCGGCCGCCAGCAGCCCGCCGGCGACCGCGAACGTCGCCGCGCGGTCGAGCAACTGCGCCGGGGTCCAGGCGAGCCCGCTCCACTCGAAGGCCGTCGTCTCGCCGCCGGGCGGTCGGTAGGCGAACCCTTCGACCGGGCGCGTCACCGTCGGGTGTTGGGCGACGACGTCCGCGATCACGCTGCGCTGGATCAGCCCGAGCCCGGAGAGATCGAACGGGAGCGACCCCTGTGCGCCGGCGACGACGACCGCCAGGGTGCCGACGACGTACGCGGCCGTGCCGGCGGTGCCACGGAGCGGCCCGACCGTCTCCGTGAGCACCGCCGCCGCGGCGACGACGGCCATCGCCGGCAGCGTGAGCAGAGCGAACGGCTCCCACAGCACGAGGAGGTCGAGGGGGCCGGTTCCGCCGAGGAGGAAGGCGGCGGTGGTCGCCCCGCCGAGCACGGCCGTGACGACGGCGAGCGCAGCGAACGCCGAGAGGAACTTCCCGAGGAGGTACGCGGCGTCGCCCAACGGCGAGGTCGCCAACAGGGTCGCAACCCCGGTGTCCCGGTCGTGGGTGACTCCGCCGCGGACGAGCGGGAACCCGACGACGACCAACACCGCGGTGCCGAGCCCGCAGACGGCGCCGCCGTACCACGCCGCAGTGCCGGTGCCGGTGTAGGAGCCGGCGACGACGAGTTCCCCGTCGACGACGATCAGCTTCCCGAGGTACGCCGTGAGGAGGCCGGCGACGAGCAGCGTCGGCGAACGGGTGCGCCGCCGGAGGTCGGCGACCGCGACGGCCAGAGTCGCACGGAACACTACGGCGTCACCTCCACCGTCGTTCGGTCCGTCTCGACCTCGTGGAGGTACGCCTCCTCCAGCGTCGGCTCGACGGCCGTCGCCTCTCGGTCGGGTCGGTCGCCGACTACGCGGAGGTGGACGCCGTCACTCCGACGGGTCGTGCTCGCCACGGTGTGACTCGCCTTCACGTCGGCCACGTCCGCCTCGGGGACGACCACCTCCCAGACCCGCCCTTCGACGGCCGCGAGCAGCTCCGTCGGCGTCGTGTGTGCGAGCAGTTCACCGTCGTCCAACAGGGCAATCTCGCCCGCAGTCGCCTCCACGTCCGGGACGATGTGCGTGGAGAGGACGACGATCCGGTCGCTGGCGAGCGCGGACAGGAGACTCCGGAACCGCGCCCGCTCGGTCGGGTCTAAGCCGACGGTGGGCTCGTCGACGATCAGGAGTTCGGGGTCGGACAACAGCGTCTGTGCGATCCCGACCCGCCGGCGCATCCCGCCGGAGAAGCCGCCGAGCCGGTCGTCGGCCGCGTCCGAGAGCCCGACGATCTCCAACAGCTCCTCGATCCGGTCGCCCGGGCTCGACACCCCCCGGACGGCCGCGAGGTACCGGAGGAACTCCCGAGCGGTGAGGCTGGGGTACACCCCGAACTGCTGGGGGAGGTAGCCGACCGCCTCCCGGATCGCCCCCGGGGAGTCGATCACGTCCGTCCCGTTCCACCGCACGGTCCCCTCCGTGGGCTCCGTGAACGTCGTGACGATCTGCATCAGCGTGGACTTGCCCGCGCCGTTCGGGCCGAGGAGGCCGACGACACCCGGCCCCAACGTCAGGTCGACACCGCGGAGCGCCCAGGTGTCGCCGTAGCGCTTGCCGAGCCCGTCCAGTTCGAGTTTCACCGAGACCACCGCCGCGAACAGTCTGTCGGGGACACACCTCACGTCTCGGACAACGGAGTGAAGAAACTGTCTACTCGTGAAATTTGATAAGCACTACGTCACTGAATTGAGACACAGAAGGCTAGAAACGGCCGCATAGGAGCCGTTCGAACCGAGTTCTACAACTGCGTGAGAATTTCTA belongs to Halobaculum sp. MBLA0143 and includes:
- a CDS encoding NAD-binding protein translates to MASLRSLRPTGTRLAVLATTVVAFLSLATGVANIVTPPRGVGPLAGFVPTAVRSAAGFTGTLTGFALLVTASGMRRGLRAAWFAAVALLPATLAQGLLQTTELSVPLVVGSLVALPAVVAARERFDRTLSPSTRQLAGATTVVAVQVYGTAGAFALREQFSSVDTLLDAFYFTLVTASTVGYGDVTATGQTARLFTMSLVVLGTASFGIALGVLVTPAIEARFSEVLGRMTRAELELLEGHVVVLGYGDLTEPILNELRDLTVEFVVVTPDREKGAQLTERDVQHVVADPSDEETLERVNVDSARAVVAATNDDAQDALAVLTARALNPAARIVAAATDRENVDKLRRAGADTVISPASIGGHLLVQSALGAEGMEDVAEQVLGAENEGTPSETTGSEDSP
- a CDS encoding DUF1611 domain-containing protein: MTDPERVAVLAHEKFPDRSKTANGILRYADREVVAVLDRVRAGDRVHDHLPDVQDAPIVADFEAALATAGEIDELLIGIAPIGGGFDDTWRPDVRAAIQAGADVTAGLHYSLNDDPEFADLAADHGVELHDVREPPADVGVAEGRADEVAADVVLTVGTDCSVGKMTTTMELAAAAETAGVDAAVVPTGQTGIVIEGWGTAVDRVVADFTAGAVEEMILEVGDDHDLLLVEGQGSIAHPAYSAVTCGIVHGARPDALVLCHAAGREAVHGYESTPLPPVGEFVDRYESFAAPVHETEVVAGSLATHDIDDDTTAREAVGRFGEQIDAPATDPVRFDATELLEVVA
- a CDS encoding dipeptide epimerase — translated: MSLRTEFERLELSLERPFEIARGETTAVENVVVRVSDGDHEGVGAAAPSAHYGETADTVAAVLPSLLSVVESVDDPHALGEIERRLRETVERNPAARTAVSIAVHDLVAERLDRPLYRLWGLSPERAPVTSYTVGLADTETMREKAAAAVETGYGVLKVKLGTDRDREIVEAVRTAAPDARIRVDANEAWTPREAVTASDWLAGFDVEFLEQPVPAADREGLQFVYERSAVPVAADESVIDATDVPSVADRCDVVNLKLMKCGGLRAAKRAIHVARAHGLEVMLGCMIETNAAIAAGCQLAPLLDYADLDGSLLLADDPFDGVPLPEGRIDLAAVDRAGTGAVRRE
- a CDS encoding alpha/beta hydrolase; translation: MTDQNAAVDTGAVSGPHAGQPVRRRGPPLADADAAVVFVHGRGATAGGILGLADDLDVDDGTACLAPAAARREWYPAAFTAPTADNQPHLDSALAFVGATVAAATDAVDTDRTALVGFSQGACLATEWTARNPARYGGLAVLSGGLIGPPGTTFDHEGSLADDDDATPVFLGCSDDDPHIPVERVHETRDALDEMGAAVDERIYSGMGHGVNRDEIDAVAAMLSGL
- a CDS encoding CoA pyrophosphatase, encoding MDYDAVAAHTPERVDTAPRRAAVLAPVFCRDGVAHVVFTRRADHLGEHPGQMSFPGGGEEPSDRDLTVTALREADEEIGLRPEEVTVVGRLDDIETVSEYAVSPFVGRVPDRAFVPDDGEVAEVVPLSVPALTDPDNYESERRHHPRHGAVRLHFFHVDGYTVWGATGRMLVQLLEIATDWRAPAEVDRVVDADADLPS
- a CDS encoding ABC transporter permease, with the protein product MFRATLAVAVADLRRRTRSPTLLVAGLLTAYLGKLIVVDGELVVAGSYTGTGTAAWYGGAVCGLGTAVLVVVGFPLVRGGVTHDRDTGVATLLATSPLGDAAYLLGKFLSAFAALAVVTAVLGGATTAAFLLGGTGPLDLLVLWEPFALLTLPAMAVVAAAAVLTETVGPLRGTAGTAAYVVGTLAVVVAGAQGSLPFDLSGLGLIQRSVIADVVAQHPTVTRPVEGFAYRPPGGETTAFEWSGLAWTPAQLLDRAATFAVAGGLLAAAWAAFDRFDPDGGLSLPTLGGDASEGTTAEPPAADDAARPAVDDAVAALPTVETGRFGLLAATLAEVRMALRRRRAWYGAVAAVVVGSLVGPAGPVRSLLVPVGTLLALPALSGLGSRERRADTARLLFTTASPVGLLVPTFLSGVAVVAVVVGPAAIRFLTLGETGAVIGLAGAAVALPAAAVAVGVWTARPRAFETVLLLAWYLGPVNGVAPLDFLGARPATVAAGVPYAYLAAAPVLLAVAAVGRRR